The region AACTATATATCCTAAACCATATTCTAAGATGGATGTGGATCCTTTTACAAAGCTAAGGATAATTCTAATGAATGGTATTGAGGTAGAATCAACAATGTTATCTCATCAATTTCATCGTAATTGTAACAATAATGACTTAAGACGTGAATTGGCTAACACACGCCGTGTTGAACAACAACAGCAAAAACATATTAACTGGTTAAAACCAATTGATGAAACTCCTTTAGAAACTACTATTGGATATGAACATGTGGCTGTAGATCTTACTGCCTGGCTGGCAGAAAATGAACCAGATCCTTATGTGAAAGCAACATTAGACTTTGCGCTTTTGGAAGATTTTGATCATTTGTATAGATATGCTAATTTACTAGATCTTGATAAAAATATTCCTTCTCAACAATTGGTAAAAAGCTATGTAGAAATTACACCGGGTCGTCCTACTATAGCAGAACACCGTCATCCAGTAGATACAGTTAGGAGATTTGTTGATTTTAAAACTGCTGATATTCGTACTAAAGTTAATATATTAATTATTACCGCTGCTGAGCAACAAACTATGAATTTCTATATGAATATAGGAAATACTTATTATAATGACATTGGGCGTCAACTTTATCAGGAGATTGGTTTGATTGAAGAAGAGCACGTAAGTCAATATGGTTCATTACTTGATCCAAATGCAAGCTGGCTTGAAAATCTTCTATTACACGAATACACAGAATGTTATCTCTATTATTCTTTTTATCAAGATGAAATGGATCCAAATGTAAAGTCTGTCTGGGAAATGCATCTCAATCAGGAACTTTCTCACTTGCATAAAGCAGCTGAGCTTCTTCAGAATTATGAAAATAAAGAATGGCAGCAAGTTGTTCCTGGGCCCTTTCCTAAATTATTAAGATTTCATGATACAAAAGATTATGTAAGAAAAATTTTAGGAGAGCAGATTGAACTAACAGCAGATAGGGAAGAATTAGAAAATGTGAATGATCTAGCTGAAAACCACACATTCTTCACTTATCAAAATATGGTGAATCATGATCTTAAATCTGTGCCTAGTCATATAGTGATCGAAAATCGTCAGAAAGCAAAAAGTGAAGATTATCGTTATGAAGAACAAGAAAATGCTGTTGAGTCATTAAGAGATAGAACAAAAGATAATACAGAGATTGCTAGAACAAAACAGCGAGAATTAGTTGGGGTATAAATAAGAATTCAAGAAGAGAGACAAAGTCACTATAAACTGAATTGACCTTTGTCTCTCTTCTGTTTTTAGGTAAAGTTTAGATTATATTGAAGGAAAAATATGTTTTATGCATAAATATATAGTATATTAATGGTTTAAGATTTTATGCTTCTTAATTATATGGTAGAAGATTTTGTAAAATAATATGATGAGGATATTACTTACATATGTAATAACAATAGTGATGATATTATTAGACTAAATAGCAATGATAAAGAGAGATCAAATATGAACTTTATTAAGATTTAGCATTTTTGCTAACTGAATTTAAAAAATAAATAATGTTAAAGTGAGGTGACTCTATGGAATATATAGGAATATTAGCATTTCTTATTATTATAATTCATATGGAAATACCAGATGATATTAAAAAATTAAAAAGAAGGGGTGATAATGATTTAGGGCTTATCAATTTAAGTGAACAGATCGTAAAAGTATAATTATTATAAAAGGTGATATTATGGTAGATTTCAGTTGGATAATTTTCTTTGTTTTACCAATCATCATTCCTAGCTTAAAAGTATTTTATCAAATAATTCGTAAAAAACCCAATATGGGTCAAGTAGTTATTGAAATTTCAAAATTTCCATGTAGAATAATAATACTTTGGCTCTTAGTATTATATGCATACTATTTTTGATTTTTTGGAGATATAAAAGAAAGGGTTGATAAAATGTATAAAATAACATTAATACCTGGAGATGGCATAGGACCAGAAGTAGTTTTTGCGACAAAAAGAGTAATTGAGGCTACTGGTGTTAAAATAGATTGGGATATACAAAAAGCAGGAGCAGAAACAATTAAAGAATATGGCACGCCCCTACCACAAGAAGTAATTGATTCTATAAGAGTAAATAGAATGGCTTTAAAAGGTCCGATTACTACACCGGTTGGAGTTGGTTTTAGAAGCGTGAATGTACTATTGAGGAAAGAACTAGATCTTTATGCTAATATTAGACCAGTTAAGACTTATAAGGGTATTCCATCTAGGTATGAAAATATTGATACGGTTGTTGTTAGGGAAAACACAGAAGATCTTTATGCTGGAGTTGAATATATGGTAGGAGATGACGTAGCTCAAAGTATTAAGATTTTTACTAAAAAGGGTTGCGAGCGTATTGTTAGATACGCTTTTGAATATGCAAGAAGAGAAGGAAGAAATCGGGTTACAGCGGTACATAAAGCTAATATTATGAAATGTACAGACGGGATGTTTTTAAAAACTGCAAAAGAGATAGCTAAAGATTATTCTGATATAGAATTTGATGATGTAATTATTGATGCAATGGCTATGAAGTTAGTCTTAACTCCTGAAGATTTTGATGTATTAGTTTTGCCCAATCTCTATGGTGATATAATATCAGATTTATGTGCAGGCCTTGTGGGAGGTCTTGGCATTGTTCCCGGCTCTAATATTGGCCACAATTATGCCATTTTTGAACCAATACATGGCAGTGCACCAGATATAGCAGGAAATAATATTGCCAATCCTACTGCAATGATACTTTCAGGAGTACATATGCTAAAATATATTGGTGAAATAGAAGCTGCATTAAAAATAGAGAAAGCCATAAAGAAAGTCTTAGCTGAAGGTGAATGTGTAACAGCTGATCTTGGTGGTTCAACAAATACTACAGAATATACAGATGAACTTATTAGAGTTATTGAATAGAGTTAGAGATAATGGCTTTCTGGGGAAGACAGAACCAAATCATTTATATATCTCATAGAAAAATATGAATTATCATATGAAAATACATTGCTAATAGGTGATAGGAAGTTAGATATAGTTGGAGCAAAAAATGCTGGTTTAAAAACATTTTATCTGCAAAATACAAGTATAAATATAACAGGATGTGATTTTGTGGGTGAAAGCTTAAAGAAAGTTCTTGAATTAATATAGACGTAAACTATAATTATTAAAAAGAAAATAAAGGGAGGAGATTAATATCAAAAAAATAATTTTACTTATTATCTTTGCATTTATTTTAGTATCTTTGTCTGGTTGTCTTCCAGGTGATGGTTCTTATACAGAAGCAAGACCGGCAGGATTTTTCTGGGGTATTTGGCATGGGTGGATTGCTCCTGTTTCACTTATTCTTGGTTTATTTAATGAAAATATTAGTATTTATGAAACTGTGAATACAGGTTGGTGGTATGATTTAGGTTTTTATATGGCAATAATTAGTGGTTTTGGTGGTTTGTCTCTGGCTCGAAAAAACTATTCAGAAGGTAAATAAATATGGATCTTCAAAAAGTTAAGAATTTTATAAAAGAAAAAACTCTTAATAAAGGTAGGTGGAATTATCCTATTAGTAATAGGTATAATCATACTATGGGGGTGCTTAAATGGGCTGAAAGAATTCAAAAAATTGAAGGGGGAGATATTGAAATAAGTGAGGTGAGATATGAATCGTTTATTAATGTTTTTACATAGTTTTGTAGGTGTAGGGGCTTTGGCCGGTGGACTTGGTGCAATTTTGAATCCAAAAGCACCAATGGGTACTCCAGTATATATATTAAAAAATTCTCCCTTCAATGATTTTCTTATCCCCGGGATTATTTTATTTGTTGTAATTGGTCTGGGAAATGTTATAAGTGCATTAGTGATTCGTGCTAACTTAAAATATCGTTTATATTTAAGCAATGTATTTAGTTGGGCTTTGGTAATCTGGATTATAGTCCAATGTTTTATGCTTAGAGACATAAATATTTTACATGTTATATTTTTTCTAATTGGTTTAATAGAAGTAATTTTAGCTACTAGTTTAATGTTTAAACATAGGCTATATCCAACAAATATAGTAATTAATTTTTATAATAAGAAAAAAGGAATTTAATTATTTAAAGAATCTAATGCTATTTTAAATATTTTGTTTAATGTAAATTATTAAATTATTAAATTTGCATTAAAATTTTACTCAGGAACGTCGCGAATATGAAACGTTATGTAAAATAAATAGCGGAAAAGTAGTTTCAAATTATTAAGTGGGAGGAATTTTATTATGAGCATGGACTGGTATGATATGATTGCTAAACGGAATGGTGGTTATAAAAGTGATGCTATATGTACAGTTGAAGGAGAATCTGGTGAAGATGAGTTTGAAAAAAGATTAATTGAGATGTTACCAAATTATGAATCTGTACTAGATGTGGGATGTGGACATGGAGAATTTACTTTAAAGATGGCTAAATATGCTAATAAAATAATTGGAATGGATAATTCTAAGGAGTTATTAAAAATAGCTGAATCCTTACTTAAAGAAGCGGATGATATTAATAATGTTAAATTTATTGAAGCTTATACAAAGGATGAAAATGGACTTCCATTTGAAGAAGAACAGTTTGATTTAATTTATAATAGAAGAGGTCCTTTATCTATATATAATCACATAAGACTTCTTCGACGCGGAGGTAGAATATTCAGCATTCATCCTGCAGGTTTGGAAAAAGCAAAAGAGAGATTAATTAATGGTGGTTTTGTTGATATAAAAATAGAGATTTTTGATAAGGCATATATTTATTATCCAAACGAGATTGAATTTGCCAAAGGTTTAACAGCTACACCAGGAAATCCAGATTATACGCTAGAAGAGAATAGAGATGAACTTAAAAAACTTGTAAAAGAAAAAACAGTTGATGGTAGAATCCGTGGGCAATTATGGAGATATTTACTTACTGCAAGAAAACCTTAAATAAGCTTTGTTAGTTATAAAAAGTTACAATTTGCTGTAAAAAGATAAGTTTATTGAATTTGTTAGGAGGAATTGAATGTTAATTTATAAAGGATTTGAAAAATGGACAGGTGATTATGATGTCAATATAAAGACTAGCAAAGGATATCCATTTGGAGATTGTAAATTATGAATAAAGTTATAAAGAAGGTATCTGCCTATATAGTTAGGGAAAGTGTTCGTGGCTATGATGAGCTGCTTGTGTTTTCACATAAAGATTATCCAGATGTTCCTGTGCAAATACCAGGTGGGACAGTGGAGGATGATGAAGACCTTATAGATGCTCTAAAGCGTGAGATATATGAAGAAACAGGATTAACTGATTATAGTATAATAAAAGAACTTGGTGAAGTTTTTTATACTAACGAAGTAAAGGAAAAATATAATAGACATTTTTATTTACTTAGAGTTCCTGAAACAACATTAGACACTTGGGATCATGAAGTGAGTGGTAAGGGAGAGGATAATGGTCTGATATTTACTTATTTTTGGTATGGACACCAAGAAGTTTTCTCAATATATAAAAGGGATTGCCAGTTTTTGTCACGAGAATTTATACCATCATTATTTCCAAAATAAGTTATTTTAGGATTAAGTAATAATAAGATTTTAATTCCTCTATGCTGAGAAATTAAGTAAAAATGTTTTTAATTGCTTATCATAAATTTAACATAAAGCACAAAAAAGAAAGAAGGGTAAAACATGGAAAATATATTATTAGAAGATATACCTGATGATTTGAATAATATTATTTGTGATAGCAGTTTTCAAGAAAATACCACTGGTTGTTCAAATTCAACAGTATTACACATAAATAAAATTAAGCAATATAATTCTGCATATCTAAAAGTAGCAGTTTATAATAAAGTTGAAAATTTAAAAAATGAAGTTGAAATATTAAAGTGGTTGAAAGGTAGAGTTTCTGTTCCAGAAGTTTATTATTATAAGGAGTATAAGGATAAAGAGTATATTTTAATGTCAGAAATAAAAGGATTTGAATGTTCAAATCAATATTATAGAAAAGAACCAGAAAAAATGGTAAAAATATTTGCTGAAGGCTTAAAAGAAATACATAAGATAGATATTAGTGAATGTCCATTTGATCAAACATTGGAAAAAAAGATTAAAAAGGCAAAATATAATGTAGATAATGGTCTGGTTGATGAAGAAGATGTACAAGCTGAAAATATAGGGAAGAACGCTAAGGAATTATATGAAATGCTAGTGGATAGAAGACCAGAGAGTGAAGATTTAGTTTTTACACATGGAGATTATTGTCTACCTAATGTAATAATAAATGAAAATAAATTAAGTGGCTTTATTGATATGGGTAGAGCTGGTGTTGCTGATAGATACCAAGATTTAGCATTAGCAGTAAGAACATTAAAGTCTAATCTTGGCTCAATAAAATGGAGCGAGTTATTTTTGAAATATTATGGTCTTGAAAAAGCTGATTACTCAAAAATAGACTTTTATATATTATTAGATGAACTGTTTTAGATAAAATTAAACTAATAAGTATTGATGGTGTTCAAGCAAATAAAGATACGATCAAAAATAATGAATATCCATTAGCAGGTGATTTTTTTGTAGTAACAGCAGGAAGTGAAAATCCCAATATTGATATATTTACAGAATGGATATTATCATCACAAGGACAATATTTACTTGAAAAGACTGGATACACAGCAATTAAATAAGAAAGGAAAATTAACTCAATATATAGAATAACTTAATAATGTACTTAAAAAAATTAATTAAAAGTTTATTTGCTTTTTTAGATGAAGGAAATTAAAAGGAGGATCTTATATTATGGAGTTGTTATTAGATAGCGTCAAGAAAAATAAAGAAAGATTAAAAGAGATTTTACCCTTTATATCACAGGCGAGACGGATAGGTTTAATATTGTTTTTTTTCGCTTTATGGTCAATTTTATTTACAGTTATGGAAGTAATTGATGGAGTATATATTGCTTTGAGTGTTTTGCCTATTATTATATCATTGCTTGCTTTTTATTTAGGATTGCTTAATTATCTTAGGCCAGTACCATTGACTTTCTTATCTGCTGGTATTTTCTTTATTATTTTAGGAATATATGATATGATGTTTTTTCTGTCAGAATTTGTCTTATTATATGTTGTGATTCCAGAATTTATTGTTGGTGGTATATGTATAAAAGAGTACTTTGAATATAAAGATTTAGATATAAGTGATGATGATAGACTAGTTTTTTCTAATTTAAAAGAAAGATTAAAAAGCATAGAGGTTGAAACTAGTAATTTAATTAAAATGAAGATATATTCTTTTAGAGGCACTAGAAAATGGGAATGTATGATTATTGATAATGATATGATTATAAAGGGTAAAAAAAGCAAAGAAATGTATATAACAGATAAAGATAACTTTACTATAATTAAATCTAGCAAGCGGACGATAAGTAGTGCTATAAAAGGCAAGATTTCTATGAATGATAAAAAATATAAATTCATTATTTCAAAAAAGTATTATAAAGATTTAATGAAATGGCTTGAAGATGGTCATCTGACTTCTGCTATTGATATGGATAAGAATGAGAATGTTGTTAAGGAATGCTGATGGAATTGACTAATCTTTTCTAAGTGAATTGATAATATTCATAGCAAGATTTAAAATATTTCTTAATTAGAGAGGAGTTGTAGTAAAATGCCTTCATCAATGATACATTTGTTAACAGCAAAAAAGTATGCATCAGATGCTTCCATAGAATTTTATATTGGAAACCTAGCACCTGATGCTATAAATGAATGGAAAGAAAAAGAGATAATGCATTTTAGAGATAAAGAGGAAAGGCTTAAAGAATTGCAAGAATTTGCAGGAAGAATTGATTTAAAAGATGATTTATCCAAAGGAATATTACTTCATCTTTATCTAGACTATCATTGGGATTCTGGTCCGTTAGAAAATTACAAAAAGAATTATGAGGGTGATAATTGGCTGACAAGTTACAGACATGAGACTGCTTTGGCTGGAGCCTGGTTATTTCATCATAGTGAATGGAGTACTAGCCTTTGGGATGAAATGGCTGAATATCCAATCAAATCTTATAATGATATTTCTGGAATAAGAAAAGAGGATCTTTCTGATTTAATAAACAGAAATAGAAAATGGCATATTGAAAACAATATAGGACCCTCTTTTACTTTTACACCTGTTTTTGTTGAGAATTTTACCGATAAACTTGTAGTTGAATTTAGCAGATTTTTAGAAGGTTTGGTCTAGTAAGATTTTTTTAAAAAAACCTTGCATAATTACTCATTGAGATGTATAATTATAAATATCATATAAGTATATAAGGAGGCAGTAATTATGGACAAAAAAAATATTAATAAGATTGTATTAGCTTATTCGGGTGGACTTGATACTTCAATAGCTATAAAATGGTTAAAAGAAAAATATGATGCAGAGGTAATTGCATATTCTGCTAATGTTGGCCAGGTTGGTGTGGAGAGTTGGGATGTAATAGAAGAGAAAGGTTATCAAACTGGTGCCAGCAAAGTATATATTGATGATTTACAGGAAGAATTTATTACTGAATATGCTTGGAAGGCTTTGAAAGCAGGTGCTATTTATGAAGGAAAGTACCCACTGGCAACTGCCCTTTCTCGCCCTTTGATTACTAAGAAGATGGTAGAGATTGCTCATGAGAATGGTGCAGACGCTGTAGCACATGGTTGTACTGGTAAAGGTAATGATCAGGTGCGTTTTGATGTTTCTTTTAGAGCCTTAGACCCTGAGTTGGAAATTATAGCACCATTAAGGTTCTGGGAGTTTAAAACCAGAAATGAAGAGATAGACTATGCTTTAGCTAATGATATTCCTATTAAGGCAACTAAAGATAATCCATATAGTCTTGATAGTAATCTCTGGGGTATTGCTATTGAGTGTGGCGTATTGGAAAATCCCTGGAATCAGCCACCAGAAGATGCTTATCTATGGACTACTTCTCCTGAAGAAGCTCCAGATAAAGCGGAGTATATTAGTATAACATTTGAAAAAGGTGTTCCAGTAAAAATAAATGATAAAGATTATAAGCCAGTTGATTTAGTAAGAGAATTGAATCAAATTGGTTCAAAACATGGTGTTGGTAGAATTGATATGGTAGAAAATCGTTTGGTAGGTATTAAGTCAAGAGAAATTTATGAAGCACCAGCTGCTGTGATTCTGGGAAGTAGTCATCAACATTTAGAAGATCTTACTTTAGATAGAGATACTCTTCATTATAAGTACTTAATTAGCGAAAAATATTCAACTCTTTTATATAATGGATTATGGTATTCGCCATTAAGAGAAGCATTTGATGCATTTGTTGATAAGACACAGGAACAAGTATCAGGAGAAGTAAGGTTGAAATTATACAAAGGAAATGCTAGAATTGTAGGAAGAAAATCATTGAATTCTTTGTATAAATATAATCTGGCTACTTATGATGAAGCTGATGCTTTTGATCACAAATCTGCTGAAGGTTTTATTAAACTTTGGGGATTACCTACTCAAGTAGCTAATCAGGTTGCCAGGGAAAATCAAGAGGGATAAATATGTTAACTATGAATAAAAATACATTTAATATACGAAAAGCTATAGAAGGTGACGTTGACAAGATTTACGATCTTGTTCAACGTGCCTTTTCCAATTATGATGCAAACGCTTCTAATCCTGCCTTAAAAGAGAGTTTACAGGATATAGAATATGATATAAGGAATAATATTGTTATTATACTTGAAATTGATGAAGAGCTTGTGGGTTCTCTTAGGTTGGAATTAGAAGAAGAAAGAGTACATCTTAAGCGATTTGCTATTGACCCTGATTATCAAAAAAAGGGTATTGGTACTAAATTATATAAAAGGGCAGAAGAAGAAATTATAAAGAGAAATATAAATAATATTTACCTTTATGCGACTCTTGAAAATGAAAAAATAGTAAAGTTTTATAAGAAACTTGCTTTTAATTGTATTGATAAAGATAATAGTAATGGATATTTACGTGGTTTATGGGTAAAAAAAATAAATAAAAAATAACGGTTTAAAGAATACCAACTTGAATAGAAGTTTAAATA is a window of Halanaerobiaceae bacterium ANBcell28 DNA encoding:
- a CDS encoding isocitrate/isopropylmalate dehydrogenase family protein, with protein sequence MYKITLIPGDGIGPEVVFATKRVIEATGVKIDWDIQKAGAETIKEYGTPLPQEVIDSIRVNRMALKGPITTPVGVGFRSVNVLLRKELDLYANIRPVKTYKGIPSRYENIDTVVVRENTEDLYAGVEYMVGDDVAQSIKIFTKKGCERIVRYAFEYARREGRNRVTAVHKANIMKCTDGMFLKTAKEIAKDYSDIEFDDVIIDAMAMKLVLTPEDFDVLVLPNLYGDIISDLCAGLVGGLGIVPGSNIGHNYAIFEPIHGSAPDIAGNNIANPTAMILSGVHMLKYIGEIEAALKIEKAIKKVLAEGECVTADLGGSTNTTEYTDELIRVIE
- a CDS encoding class I SAM-dependent methyltransferase, which translates into the protein MSMDWYDMIAKRNGGYKSDAICTVEGESGEDEFEKRLIEMLPNYESVLDVGCGHGEFTLKMAKYANKIIGMDNSKELLKIAESLLKEADDINNVKFIEAYTKDENGLPFEEEQFDLIYNRRGPLSIYNHIRLLRRGGRIFSIHPAGLEKAKERLINGGFVDIKIEIFDKAYIYYPNEIEFAKGLTATPGNPDYTLEENRDELKKLVKEKTVDGRIRGQLWRYLLTARKP
- a CDS encoding NUDIX domain-containing protein; translated protein: MNKVIKKVSAYIVRESVRGYDELLVFSHKDYPDVPVQIPGGTVEDDEDLIDALKREIYEETGLTDYSIIKELGEVFYTNEVKEKYNRHFYLLRVPETTLDTWDHEVSGKGEDNGLIFTYFWYGHQEVFSIYKRDCQFLSREFIPSLFPK
- a CDS encoding APH(3') family aminoglycoside O-phosphotransferase, whose amino-acid sequence is MENILLEDIPDDLNNIICDSSFQENTTGCSNSTVLHINKIKQYNSAYLKVAVYNKVENLKNEVEILKWLKGRVSVPEVYYYKEYKDKEYILMSEIKGFECSNQYYRKEPEKMVKIFAEGLKEIHKIDISECPFDQTLEKKIKKAKYNVDNGLVDEEDVQAENIGKNAKELYEMLVDRRPESEDLVFTHGDYCLPNVIINENKLSGFIDMGRAGVADRYQDLALAVRTLKSNLGSIKWSELFLKYYGLEKADYSKIDFYILLDELF
- a CDS encoding argininosuccinate synthase encodes the protein MDKKNINKIVLAYSGGLDTSIAIKWLKEKYDAEVIAYSANVGQVGVESWDVIEEKGYQTGASKVYIDDLQEEFITEYAWKALKAGAIYEGKYPLATALSRPLITKKMVEIAHENGADAVAHGCTGKGNDQVRFDVSFRALDPELEIIAPLRFWEFKTRNEEIDYALANDIPIKATKDNPYSLDSNLWGIAIECGVLENPWNQPPEDAYLWTTSPEEAPDKAEYISITFEKGVPVKINDKDYKPVDLVRELNQIGSKHGVGRIDMVENRLVGIKSREIYEAPAAVILGSSHQHLEDLTLDRDTLHYKYLISEKYSTLLYNGLWYSPLREAFDAFVDKTQEQVSGEVRLKLYKGNARIVGRKSLNSLYKYNLATYDEADAFDHKSAEGFIKLWGLPTQVANQVARENQEG
- a CDS encoding GNAT family N-acetyltransferase, whose protein sequence is MLTMNKNTFNIRKAIEGDVDKIYDLVQRAFSNYDANASNPALKESLQDIEYDIRNNIVIILEIDEELVGSLRLELEEERVHLKRFAIDPDYQKKGIGTKLYKRAEEEIIKRNINNIYLYATLENEKIVKFYKKLAFNCIDKDNSNGYLRGLWVKKINKK